The window CTTCAAGGATCGCAATGGCCTCGGGTAGCGTTTCGTTTTCCTCGTGGATTTCCACGATCCCTTCAACAGCGAAAAATACCGCTGCTTCGGGCTTGCTCGCAAGCTCCACGAATTGCTCGGACAAGTCGAAATACGACATGAGCTCTTCGAGGTAGTCGAGCTCGGCTTCAAACTCCGCATCGTGATCTTCGGCGAAAGTCGGCGCGGCAAATGTCGTTGAAACGGCCACAAGTGCAGCGAGTACAAGCGTCTTCATCAGTCAGGCTCCTGTGTTGGATGCTGCCCCAGATACTGGCGCAGCGCTTGGGTGGCCCGGTTGAGATGGGCCTTCACGGTACCGCTGCGACAGCCCACAATGGCGGCCGTTTCGGCGGTATCAAAACCTTCGTAGTAGCGAAGCAAAACCACTTCACGCTGCCGCAATGGCAGGTGTTGCAACGCCCTGTGCATGTCTTTCAGCGCATCACGCAGCTCTGGATCGGCGCTATGGTCGGGAAGCTGTGTAAGATCGTCACCAGCCCCTTGCCCACCCCAGATGCGGCGACGCTTACGGGCATGTTCCCGCGCTGTATTGATCGCAACCTGGTAGAGCCAGCTTCTGAACTTCGCCTGTGGCTTGGCATTCTTGAAGCGGTTCTCACGGACCCGGGTGAAGACGTCTTGGACCACGTCTTCGGCCGCAGCGTCTTCGTTGAGGAGGCCCCAAGCCAGGCGAAAGACATAGCGCTTGTGTCTGTGAAACAGCGTCTGCAACGCACCATCATCGTCGCAAGCGCGCTTGAGCAGCGTCCAATCATCGCTTGGGTCCTTCATAGTGCTAGCCGTTGGTCGGCGTTGGGCGCCGCGGCATGGTCATTGTCGGGCGCACGCTCATAAGCGTGGTCAGAGAGGCGCGTGATGGCGTGTTTGTCCCGGTAGCGGGCCTCAAGGTAAGGGGCCGCTGCGACGGCGGTGAAAACGACAACAGCGATGGCCGCTGCACCGATGGAGATGACGGGTTTTGCGAGACCGATAGAAACGTGGCCATTGTCACCACGCCGATACATATGGACGCGGCCAGCGCCCATCTCGGCGCTCGCGATCGGCGGGCAGCTTTGGAGGATCGGACGAACTGATCGTGCTGGCTGTCGAGCGACGCGTAGGCCGGACGGCTGTGGCCGAGCAAGGCATCGAGGTCATCAAGGTCGCGGTCGTTTGTGGTCATGGTTTCGTCCTGTCTGCTCATGAATGCACCGAACGGGCCGTTTGGTTTACATCGCAATCGGCTTTTTTTGCCTTGGCGTGGGATACGTGTCCGCATGAGATCGCCAAACGGCGCGCGGTTCCCGGCTCCAGCCCGAAACGATGTTTGACAGCCTCCACGCGCTTGCCTATCTCATCGATCAGCCAGGGGCGCCTACGGGCTGAGATGTACCCTTTGAACCTGAACCAGATCATGCTGGCGTAGGAAGGCGAGAACGGGTGCAATCCCGGTCTGCCCCTGCGCGAGCGAGGGAGACCGATGAACCCGAACGAGGCTCTCGCGAAGCTGCGCGCCGACGTACCCTTGGTGCATTGCATTACCAATTATGTGGCCATGAACATCGCCGCCAATGTGGTCCTCGCCGCTGGCGCGTCACCGGCCATGATCCATGCGGAAGAAGAGGTGGCCGACTTCGTGCCCATCGCGGGGGCGCTAACGATCAATATTGGCACGCTGTCCGCCCCTTGGCTCAGGGGCATGCTGAAAGCTGCCCAGACGGCCAAAGCAAAGCAGAAGCCCTGGGTGCTCGACCCGGTTGCGCACTTCGCGACGCCCTACCGCGCGCAGGCGACCCGGTCGCTACTGGCCTGCAAGCCGACGATCATCCGCGCCAACGCTTCGGAAATCCTGGCGCTCGCGGGCGAGATGGGTGCCGGTAAGGGCGTCGACAGTGGCGACAGTGTGGAGACGGCCAAGCAGGCCGCCACCCACTTGTCGGAAACACATGGCTGCGTCGTCGCGGTCACCGGCGAAACCGACTTCGTGACGGATGGCTCGCGCAGCGCCACGATTAGCGGTGGCAGCGCGATGATGCCCCAGGTGACCGCACTTGGTTGTTCGCTAACCGCGCTAGTCGGAGCGTATGCAGCCCTCGATGCACCGCTCGATGGAACAGTCGCCGCCCTCCTGCACTTTGCCGAGGCCGGCGAACGGGCGCATGCGTCTGCGTCAGGGCCGGGCAGCTTTGCGACGCATTTTCTCGACCAGCTGAACGCGCTGCAACCGGGCATGCTCGACGAGGGCCGGATCGCATGGTCCTGAACATAGAGGCTTTGAAGCTCTATCTTGTGACGGACCGGGCGCTTTGCGCCGAGCTGGGTGTCGTCGAGACGGTGCGCCGAGCGGTTGCTGGCGGGGTGACGTGCGTTCAGCTGCGCGACAAGCAGGCCTCGACCGCAGACCTCATCGATCTTGGGAAGGCCATCAAGGCCACGCTCGCCGGAACAGGCGTTCCGCTGATCATCAATGATGATCTCGAAGCCGCTCACGCCTGCGGTGCCGATGGCGTGCATGTCGGTCAAAGCGATACCAGCGCCGAGGAAGCCCGCGCCGCGCTCGGTTCCGGCAAGACGGTCGGTCTGTCCTGCGAGACCATGGCGCATGTCCGCGCCGTCGACCCGGACGTGGTCGATTATCTCGGGCTTGGTCCCGTGTTTGCCACCGCGACGAAAGGCGATCATGCCGCGCCGATTGGCCTGGATGGGCTCAGGGAGATGTGCGCCGCGACGCCGCTGCCGACGGTGGCGATTGGCGGTCTCAAGGCCAAGCATTTTCAACCAGCGCTGGGTGCGGGCGCAGACGGCATCGCGGTCGTCTCCGCCATTTGTGGCCAGCCCGACCCGGAAGCCGCCGCCCGCGCGATCCTTCAGCCATCATGAGGCCCTAGCCATGATCCCCAACGTTCTATCCATTGCCGGGTCCGACCCGTCCGGCGGCGCCGGTATCCAGGCAGACCTCAAGGCCATCTCTGCCAACCGGGCCTTTGCGATGGCTGCGCTGACCGCTCTGACGGCGCAAAACACGCAAGGCGTCACCGGCATCGAACTGGTCCCGGCAGACTTTGTGCGCTCGCAGATCAAGACCGTGTTCGATGATGTGCGCGTGGATGCCGTCAAGATCGGCATGATCGCGACAGCCGAGATCGCCGAAGCGGTCGCGGACAGCCTCGCAGATCACGCAGACGTGCCTATCGTGCTTGATCCGGTGATGGTGGCAAAGGGCGGCGCACGCCTTCTGGCCGCCGATGCCATTGCAGCCTTGCGCACCCGCCTGCTGCCGCTTGCAAGCCTGCTCACGCCCAACCTTCCCGAAGCCGCCGATCTGTTGGGCGTTCCAACGGCTGAAACCCGCGCGCACATGCAATCCCAGGGCGAAGCGATCGTGGATCTTGGCGCGAAGGCCGTTTTCCTCAAAGGCGGGCATCTCGCGAGCGATGAAAGCCCTGACTTGCTTGTAACGTCATCCGGCTCGGTCTGGTTTGAGGGACGACGAACGCCCACCGCCAACACACACGGCACCGGCTGCACCTTGTCGTCAGCCATCGCGGCACAGCTCGCATACGGCAAGTCGCTGGAAGATGCGGCAAGCGCTGCCAAAGCCTATGTTTCGGACGCTATCGGGCGCGCCGACCAGCTTTCCGTCGGCCACGGCCATGGCCCGACCCATCACTTTGCAAACCTCTGGAGCCAGTAGCATGAGCCAAACCCTTGCCGATCAGACCGTTCTCGTCAGCGGCGGAGGCCGCGGCTTCGGCGCGGCAATCGTCCGCGCCTTCGCCCGCGAAGGAGCGCGCGTGGTGATCAATTACCGCAAAAGCAAGGACGCAGCGGAAGCGCTCGCAGCCGAGCTTGGAGAGCGGGCGATGGCGGTTCAGGCTGATGTTCGCGATCCGGCAAGCGTCAAAGCCATGTTCGACGCCGTTCAGGCGCACTTCGGCGCTCCGACGGCGGTCGTCCACAACGCACTGGCTGACTACAGCTTCAATGGCGACGCCCGCGATACGCTCGCCTCTCTGTCGGCTTCCGCGGTTTCCGGCCAACATGAAACAGCGGTGCTCGGAGCGCTCAACCTGATCCAGGCCGCTTCGCCTGCGATGGAAGAGGCCGGGTTCGGGCGCGTCATCACCGTGGGCTCGAACCTGGTGCAAAACCCGGTTGTTCCCTATCATGACTACACTTCGGCCAAGGCGGCCCTGCTTGCCATGACACGGACAGCCGCAGCTGAGCTTGGCCCCAAGGGGATCACCGTCAACATGGTCTCGGGTGGCCTGCTGCGCACCACAGATGCCAGTGCGGCGACGCCCGACGCGGTGTTTGACCTGATCGCGTCCAGCACGCCGCTACGCACAGTGACGACGCCCGAGGAAGCGGCTGATGCGGTGCTGTTCTTCGCCAGCCCGTGGGCACGCGCGGTGACCGGCCAAAACCTGATCGTCGATGGCGGCTTGGTGTTCGGCTAGCATCGAGCCCGGGCGCTTAGCCGCGATCCAAAATCCGGTTCAGCGCGAAGGCAACGAGCGCCGTCGCGCAGACCGGCGCCAGCACCAGGCGCGGTTCGGAAAAGACAAACATTCGGTATTCGTGGATCATCGTGCCCCACTCGGGCTGTCCCGTGTCTGCCGACAGGCCGAGAAAGCCGAGCGAGGCGACCAAGATGACGGCGCGGCCC is drawn from Pseudomonadota bacterium and contains these coding sequences:
- a CDS encoding RNA polymerase sigma factor: MKDPSDDWTLLKRACDDDGALQTLFHRHKRYVFRLAWGLLNEDAAAEDVVQDVFTRVRENRFKNAKPQAKFRSWLYQVAINTAREHARKRRRIWGGQGAGDDLTQLPDHSADPELRDALKDMHRALQHLPLRQREVVLLRYYEGFDTAETAAIVGCRSGTVKAHLNRATQALRQYLGQHPTQEPD
- the thiM gene encoding hydroxyethylthiazole kinase is translated as MNPNEALAKLRADVPLVHCITNYVAMNIAANVVLAAGASPAMIHAEEEVADFVPIAGALTINIGTLSAPWLRGMLKAAQTAKAKQKPWVLDPVAHFATPYRAQATRSLLACKPTIIRANASEILALAGEMGAGKGVDSGDSVETAKQAATHLSETHGCVVAVTGETDFVTDGSRSATISGGSAMMPQVTALGCSLTALVGAYAALDAPLDGTVAALLHFAEAGERAHASASGPGSFATHFLDQLNALQPGMLDEGRIAWS
- the thiE gene encoding thiamine phosphate synthase, translated to MVLNIEALKLYLVTDRALCAELGVVETVRRAVAGGVTCVQLRDKQASTADLIDLGKAIKATLAGTGVPLIINDDLEAAHACGADGVHVGQSDTSAEEARAALGSGKTVGLSCETMAHVRAVDPDVVDYLGLGPVFATATKGDHAAPIGLDGLREMCAATPLPTVAIGGLKAKHFQPALGAGADGIAVVSAICGQPDPEAAARAILQPS
- the thiD gene encoding bifunctional hydroxymethylpyrimidine kinase/phosphomethylpyrimidine kinase, with translation MIPNVLSIAGSDPSGGAGIQADLKAISANRAFAMAALTALTAQNTQGVTGIELVPADFVRSQIKTVFDDVRVDAVKIGMIATAEIAEAVADSLADHADVPIVLDPVMVAKGGARLLAADAIAALRTRLLPLASLLTPNLPEAADLLGVPTAETRAHMQSQGEAIVDLGAKAVFLKGGHLASDESPDLLVTSSGSVWFEGRRTPTANTHGTGCTLSSAIAAQLAYGKSLEDAASAAKAYVSDAIGRADQLSVGHGHGPTHHFANLWSQ
- a CDS encoding 3-oxoacyl-ACP reductase, giving the protein MSQTLADQTVLVSGGGRGFGAAIVRAFAREGARVVINYRKSKDAAEALAAELGERAMAVQADVRDPASVKAMFDAVQAHFGAPTAVVHNALADYSFNGDARDTLASLSASAVSGQHETAVLGALNLIQAASPAMEEAGFGRVITVGSNLVQNPVVPYHDYTSAKAALLAMTRTAAAELGPKGITVNMVSGGLLRTTDASAATPDAVFDLIASSTPLRTVTTPEEAADAVLFFASPWARAVTGQNLIVDGGLVFG